In a genomic window of Phragmites australis chromosome 14, lpPhrAust1.1, whole genome shotgun sequence:
- the LOC133890862 gene encoding CBL-interacting protein kinase 29-like: MPTATGSVPSAAGAGEEVAAGMVLLGRYELGGLLGRGASAKVYLARDLLTGRSVAIKSFPNPRAGGCEDGRRPVAIEREAAILPRLRHRHVVRLHEILATRKKVHFVLDLASGGELFSLVDASGRMTEAHARHYFRQLISAVRYCHTRGVYHRDIKPENLLLDEAGDLKVADFGLGAVADGNLRHTLCGTPAYVAPEILSRKGYDPAMVDIWSCGVVLFVLAAGYLPFNDASLANMYRKIYAGKFRCPSWFSPALRDLMRRILNPNPDTRINTDSILSHPWFCDGASDDELARFMRGHEEEARFKPEFKEDMARDMTAFDILSFSPGSDLSGLFGAGPGKERVFVSEPAATVLSRVEEAGRKEGYGVRREGKRGNGPVYVEGESGGIVAKVSVFKLADTVSVVEVVKGDGAEAALFWTDRLEPAVKPPALS, translated from the coding sequence ATGCCGACCGCCACCGGCTCCGTCCCATCCGCGGCGGGAGCGGGAGAGGAGGTTGCCGCCGGGATGGTGCTTCTTGGAAGGTACGAGCTCGGCGGCCTGCTTGGCCGCGGCGCGTCCGCCAAGGTGTACCTCGCGCGCGATCTCCTCACCGGCCGCTCCGTCGCCATCAAGTCGTTCCCCAACCCCCGCGCCGGGGGCTGCGAGGACGGTCGTCGTCCGGTGGCCATTGAGCGGGAGGCAGCCATTCTCCCCCGGCTGCGCCACCGCCACGTGGTGCGCCTCCACGAGATCCTAGCGACGCGCAAGAAGGTCCATTTCGTTCTTGACCTTGCCTCCGGGGGAGAGCTATTCTCCCTCGTCGACGCCTCCGGCCGTATGACGGAGGCCCACGCCCGCCACTACTTCCGGCAGCTCATTTCCGCCGTCCGGTACTGCCACACCCGTGGCGTCTACCACCGCGACATCAAGCCGGAGAACCTCCTCCTCGACGAGGCCGGCGACTTAAAAGTCGCGGACTTTGGGCTCGGCGCTGTCGCTGACGGCAACCTCCGCCACACACTCTGCGGCACCCCCGCGTACGTCGCTCCGGAGATCCTCTCGAGGAAGGGGTACGACCCGGCCATGGTGGACATCTGGTCCTGCGGCGTGGTGCTGTTCGTGCTCGCCGCAGGGTACCTCCCCTTCAACGACGCCAGCCTCGCCAACATGTACCGCAAGATCTACGCCGGCAAGTTCCGGTGCCCGAGCTGGTTCTCGCCGGCGCTCCGCGACCTGATGCGCCGCATCCTAAACCCCAACCCGGACACCCGCATTAACACGGACAGCATCCTGAGCCATCCATGGTTCTGCGACGGCGCCAGCGACGACGAGCTGGCCCGCTTCATGCGTGGCCACGAGGAGGAGGCCCGGTTCAAGCCCGAGTTCAAGGAGGACATGGCACGGGACATGACCGCGTTCGACATACTGTCCTTCTCTCCCGGCTCCGACCTCTCCGGGCTGTTCGGCGCCGGGCCGGGCAAGGAACGGGTGTTTGTGAGCGAGCCCGCAGCCACCGTGCTAAGCCGCGTCGAGGAGGCCGGGAGGAAGGAAGGGTACGGTGTGAGGAGGGAAGGGAAGAGAGGCAACGGGCCGGTCTACGTGGAGGGGGAGAGCGGTGGCATCGTCGCAAAAGTCAGCGTCTTCAAGCTCGCCGACACAGTGTCGGTGGTCGAGGTCGTGAAGGGCGACGGCGCCGAGGCCGCCCTGTTCTGGACGGACCGGCTCGAGCCGGCCGTGAAGCCCCCAGCATTGAGCTGA